The genome window GACTACTTAAAAAATCCTCAACCAACTACTAGCCTAATTTTTCAAGCCGAGGAACTAGATAAACGTCGTAGTATTTCTACTGCACTGGTAAAAGCTTGTCAAACAGTTGACCTAAATTCTTTTAATGAGCGTGAAGCAGTGGATTGGGTGATGAATTATCTTCGTCAGCATAAATATCAAATTACCCAACTAAATGCTGGTTTACTTATTGGAATAGCAGGAACAGACCTTTTTACCTTAAAAAACGAGTTAGAAAAGCTAATGGCATATTTAGGTAAGCCAGGGTTGATTTCCTCTCAAGATATTGAAGTACTTGTACCACGTGCTAAAGAACACAGTAATTTTGAGTTAGGTGATGCTATTATTGCTGCTGATACTAAAGCAGTTTTAAGATTATTAACACGTCAGCTAGCTGATCAGGCAGAGCCAATTTTACTTTTAGCTATAATTTCTAGAACATTTCGGCAAATGTTGATTGCATTAGAGTTAATGGAAAAAAAAAGTGTCTGCTGATGAAATTGCTCGCACAGCAGGCATTCCACCTTTTCGTATTACAGATTTTTTAGGCAAAGTCCGACGTTGGGATAAAAATAAAGTTACTTATGCTGTAAAAAAAATGTCTACAATAGATAACGCCTTAAAAAGTTCCTTAGCTAAACCATCC of Blastocatellia bacterium contains these proteins:
- the holA gene encoding DNA polymerase III subunit delta; the protein is MKLDELVTQLKTGKIAPLYLLRGTEKYLHQEAIKAFQNTLDESTLMFNWAEYSVASQGINVVLTTASEYAIFGGRRIVIARDFEKVSEEELEKLKDYLKNPQPTTSLIFQAEELDKRRSISTALVKACQTVDLNSFNEREAVDWVMNYLRQHKYQITQLNAGLLIGIAGTDLFTLKNELEKLMAYLGKPGLISSQDIEVLVPRAKEHSNFELGDAIIAADTKAVLRLLTRQLADQAEPILLLAIISRTFRQMLIALELMEKKSVC